The following proteins are encoded in a genomic region of Camelus ferus isolate YT-003-E chromosome 8, BCGSAC_Cfer_1.0, whole genome shotgun sequence:
- the UBE2J1 gene encoding ubiquitin-conjugating enzyme E2 J1, translating into METRYNLKSPAVKRLMKEAAELKDPTDHYHAQPLEDNLFEWHFTVRGPPDSDFDGGVYHGRIVLPPEYPMKPPSIILLTANGRFEVGKKICLSISGHHPETWQPSWSIRTALLAIIGFMPTKGEGAIGSLDYTPEERRALAKKSQDFCCDGCGFAMKDVLLPLKSGSDSSQADQEAKELARQISFKAEVSSSGKTVAESDINHSFSLNDLQDDIPTTFQGATASTSYGVQNPTTAPLQQPAQPVAKNTSMSPRQRRAQQQSQRRSSVSPDVIQAQQPRDNHTDHGGSAVLIVILTLALAALIFRRIYLANEYIFDFEL; encoded by the exons ATGGAGACCCGCTACAACCTGAAGAGTCCGG ctgttaAACGTTTAATGAAAGAAGCAGCAGAATTGAAAGATCCAACAGATCATTACCATGCACAGCCTTTAGAG gATAACCTTTTTGAATGGCACTTCACAGTTAGAGGGCCCCCAGATTCTGATTTTGATGGAGGAGTGTATCATGGACGAATAGTACTACCACCAGAGTATCCCATGAAACCACCAAGCATTATTCTCCTAACG GCAAATGGACGATTTGAAGTAGGCAAGAAAATCTGTTTGAGCATCTCAGGACATCATCCTGAAACTTGGCAGCCTTCATGGAGTA taagaACAGCATTATTAGCCATCATTGGGTTTATGCCAACAAAAGGAGAGGGAGCCATAGGTTCTCTAGATTACACACCTGAGGAAAGAAGAGCGCTTGCCAAAAA ATCACAAGATTTCTGTTGTGACGGATGTGGCTTTGCCATGAAGGATGTCCTGTTGCCTTTAAAATCTGGAAGCGATTCAAGCCAGGCTGACCAAGAAGCCAAGGAACTGGCTAGACAAATCAGTTTTAAG GCAGAAGTCAGTTCATCTGGAAAGACTGTCGCTGAGTCGGACATAAACCACTCTTTTTCCCTAAATGATTTACAGGATGATATACCTACAACATTCCAGGGTGCTACAGCAAGTACATCG TATGGAGTTCAGAACCCCACAACAGCACCCCTTCAGCAACCTGCCCAGCCTGTAGCTAAGAATACCTCCATGAGCCCTCGACAGCGCCGGGCCCAGCAGCAGAGTCAGAGAAGGTCGTCTGTGTCACCAGATGTAATCCAGGCCCAGCAGCCAAGAGACAACCACACTGATCATGGTGGATCCGCTGTATTGATTGTCATCTTGACTTTGGCATTGGCAGCTCTTATATTCCGACGAATATATCTAGCCAATGAGTACATATTTGACTTTGAGTTGTAA